The genomic region AGCCAGCACAGCGGCGGGGTTGCACTGCAGCACGGAGGTGGGCACGTCCCGCAGCAGCACCCCCTGGTAGCGGGCAGGCGCGTGGCACACGTAGCCCTGCGGCCAGCCCTGCCTCAGGCACCCCACGGCCGCCAGCGCCTGcacggccccggccccgccacAGGTGCAGTTGAAGGGGTTCCCGGCCACGGCCACATCCTGCaggtgctccagcagcagcgccTCGTCCCGCGGCAGCTCCGCGATCAGGTTGTTGTCCAGGTGCAGGGTGTGCAGCGCGGGGCAGCCCCGGATGGACGGCGCGGCCGGCAGCGCGTTGCGGCTGAGGAAGAGCGCCTGCAGGGAGCGCAGGGAGATGTCCACAGCGTGGAGGCGGTTGGAGCTCAGGTCCAGAACCTCCAGAGCGGGGGGCAGAGGTGCGAGCACGTGGTCCAAGCCGGCGCTGGACAAGTTAAAGATGCGGAGGGTCGCCGGCCACTGGCAGGGGGACGAAGGCGTGCCGGCAGTGAGCGCGTTGTGGCTGAGATCCAGGTGCTGCAGCTCGCCCAGCAGTCGCACGCTGCCACACACACCGCTGTACGACGTCAGGTTGTTGTGCCGCAGGCTCAGCACCCGCAGCTGTGTGAAGGCCCCCTGGCAGAAGGCGGGCGCCAGGCTGTCATCCCCCAGGCTGTTACGCGCCAGGTCCAGCGAGCGCAGCGCCCGCAGCGCCTGGCCCACGGCACAGGGCAGCACGGCCAGGCGTGAGGCGGTGACCgacagctcctgcagggctcccagccaGCGGCTGAGCGGGGACAGGTCCTGCTCGCGGCCCGCCAGCGCGGCGGCCGTCACGTTGTGGAAGCGCAGTGACACGATGGGCAAGGCCCGGCCCGCCATGTCCgcccagctgctcctccccacGAAGCTGCAGCTCTTGAACACCATCTCCTGCACCTGAGTGTAGGAGAAGAACCGCAGGACGCGGGCCAGGAGGACCTCAGGAACCAGAAGGTCCGAAAAAATGATCTTCCTGATTTGCAGACTGCCAAGCATGTCAATGGTGGAGTCGTCCAGGTCCTCGATGGGGAAGTCAGCGTATTTCTCCAGGTCCCCCCCCTGGAACTCCACGGCGGAGGCGGCGAGGCACTGGATGACGCTCCCGGCGCTCTCCTGGGTCAGCCTGTAGCACAGGCAGTACTCCTGCGTGCGGTTGAAGACACACCGGCCCTCggcctgctgcagccccagcgccaggagcagcagagcggCCCCACGCATGGCGAGCAGCCTGGGAAGGAGACGGCGGTGAGCGGGGCGGCCCGCGGGACTGCGGCCGATGGGACTGCTCTGACCCAgatcagccctgcagagcagccctcatggACCCCCATGCTGCCCTCACCGCCCCTCCCGCAGCCGGGGGGTGCTGCGCTGCCATAACTCAGGGCAGAGCTCCCACACTGTGCCATCACCGGCACAACGCCCTGCCTGCTCCACCTGCGCCACCGCTCCTGCGTGGCACTGCTCCGGCCCCACAGGGAGAGCTCAgcgggagcagggctggagatggGGCACACcgctgctgggtgctgcccaCGAGCAGCCGGAAACATCTTGGATTTGGAGAAACGAGAAGTGCTGAGCCACGcacagcagagccagagctgctggTTTGAGCAAAGTGTGGGACAGGCACAGCTCTGTTTGTTTCCGTGCAATCTGGGGCAGGAAATTGCAAAAGAGggcttcacatttttcttctgatccAGGGATCTTATTCACTGCCAGCCCCAAGGGGAGAGCACAGAATTATTTCTGAGGATGTCCGTACACCCCCGCCGGCACCACGCACCGCCCTGCAGCCCGGACAACTGCAGGTTGTTACCGggagcagaaataaaagcactcCCGAGCCCCAAGTACGCGCTGACTCAGCTCCGCCGAAGGAGTGGTGCGAAGGAGCCGGGGGGGGGCTCCGGTCCAGTCCTCCGCCCgccccagcccagagcagccccgGCCCTCCCCGCGGGCCCCGCAGACACCCGGGGTCGGAGCTTTCCCGGCGCCCACCGCCCGGGGGTCTCCGCGCCCAGCCGCGCCCACCCCCCCGCCGCAGGTGGGCCGCGCTGTGTCTCACCGGGCAGCTCCGGCACAGCGCTCCGTGCCCCGCGGtgcctcctccagctgctgccaagCGCCGACAGCGGTGCCAACGACTCCGCGCCCGCCGCTCCCCTGCCTCCAGCGCAGCGCAGCGGCACCGCAGGTGCCTCCCAGCCCCGTCGGCACTGTTCAGCTCCGTCCTGCCCCACTTTGCTTTAGCGGCTcctcccgcccgccccgcgcagcAGGCAGACAGCACCGCCCGTGCTACGAGGCTGTCCGTCCCAGGCTTTCCTGAGAGGGACGGGGCCGCCGTGCCATGGGAAGCAGCGGGCGAGCACTTCTGCTTCGCGTGCCCGCGCCGAGGGCTGCCCCGACGTCCCCGCGGGCCGGGCGCGCTGTGCCCCGCGTTGCTGTgcgagcagccccagcactgtgcccgCCGCCGTGCCGCACGTCGGGGCGCGCTGCGCGCACTTTGGGACCCCGTGTGTGCGCCGTACCCCACGCGGGGCCGGACGGCCACCGGCACCGAGGGAGAGCTCGCCGTGCTTCATCTCCCCACAGCTCCACGAGAGCCGTGCGCTGCTTTTCGCTTCCATCCCACGATGCCCCCTCCCCGCTCACAACAAAGCGCTGCCCCGCAGGGTGCTCAGCGCGGTGAGGCACTGACGGGGGTGCGCGGAGAGGTGGCAgcgccccatccctgcagacagccaagggccggctggatgggctctgagcgCTGATGGATGGAGcgctgtgggtgtccctgtgcactgcagggggttggactgggtggcctttggggtcccttccagcacagACGGTTCCCCGGTTCTATGATAACGCCCCCCAGGCGCTGCCAGCACCGAAGCACTTCCAGCACCGCCCGGAGTTGGACGGGGGAGCCGGATCCGGTCACGcggcgccgcgccccgccccgctcctccCGCGGCCATGtgggggcggcggcgcggggccgggcccggggGCGGCGCGGAGGAGCTGCGGgcgcggcggcgggagcgggaAGCAGGTGGGGAACGGGCGGTgggcgcggggagcggcgcgggcgCCGCGGCCGGGAGCCGCGGGGTCAGGATGTGCTGCTCCGCACGCAGCGCTCCGCAAGGCCCGGCGGGAGCAGCAGCTGGTCAGCAAGCGGCTCCTGCGGGAGGACGAGGCGGAGCGCGGGCACGATGGCGCGGGGGATGCGGCGGAGGCCGTGCTGGAGCCGGTCCTGCAGGGCGAGGTGAGCGCGGGATGGTCGCGACAGCGACAGGACGGGAGGCGACGGCTTCACGCTGGGGGCGGGTCGGGTTGGACGTTGGGAAACGTTTCTTCTGTGAGCGGTGATACAGCGGCGTGGGCtgcgcggggagggggcggaggCACCGACCCGTGAGTGATCCGTGTAAGGGAGGTGGTCAGCGGGCACGGTGGGCGGAGCGGGGTTGGAGTCgctgatctcagaggtcttttccaaccttggcgcTTCTGGCAGCCACCGGGGTTCTCTGTGGGCACGTGGGCTGTGCCTCAGCCGTCattgcctccagggatgaaTCTGAACCCTGGTGCTGCGCCGCTGTGTGGCAGGTCTCCGAGCTGCTCAGAGGCGTGCAGAGGGGCTCTGAGGATCGGAGAAGATGGCTGAGATGCCTCCGCCGGGCCCTGCAGAGCAAAGAGACGCAGCAGGAGTTCGTCAGGTGagcgcagcccggccccgcaggGCCGCCCGTCCCGCTGCACACGGGTGGCAGCAGCTCGTGGTGTGCCCGCAGGCTGGACGGAGCTGTGCGGACGCTGGTCGGGCTGTTcacctgcagcctgcctgaTGTGCAGCTGGAGGCGGCCCGCTGCCTGCACGAGCTGTCCCACTCCAGTGATGCTGCCGTGGCCGAGGCGTGCGTCCCCGTCACCTCCTACCTCCTGACCTACCTCTCGGGACACAGCATCGAGCTCATGGTAAGGTCCGTGCTCGCGTTGCCCTCTCTTGGCTCCCAGTAGGCCTCTGGGAGGACCTGTTTTGGCCAGCTGGAGTTTGCTGTGGCTCGTATGGAAGtgttggttggaagggaccccctGGAAGGCTCCGTTCCAGCCTTCGCCGTGGAGCAGGACTGCCCACAGTGCTGGCCCAGGGCAGCTGTGTCTTTGCCTGGCCCAGTCTTGGAAATGCACAAGTGTGGAGACCCCTGTCCCAGAACCAAGAAGATTTTGTTTCCATCATGTTTACACCTTCCAGGTAGCTGCAGGCTGATGGTAAATGCTCCTAAGCTGCCCCTAGGCCAGGCAAACCCGGCCCAGCACTCCTggcctgccctgcagccctttGTCCTGCCCCAGCCTCGTCGGCATCACCACTGGTGATCACCTGGGCTGGTGTGGGGCAGTACTCATGTATAGCCCTGTCAGCACTGAGCTCGGGGGAACACCCCTGTGTCACACTGTGACACAGCCCAGCACGCAGCGGCTTTGCATCATTCGCAGTCAGTTCCTCTGTAGCCCTGTGAGCCCCCCGTGGCAGCAGGCTGTGTGTGGAagtggggggctgtgggtctCTGACTCCAACAGCGGGCATGTGGCCCGGCCTCTGATGCAGGCTGGGCCTGGCAGcgcccacagaagctgtggctggaggtgggcagtgcagcagcactgggaggtcCCCGCAGAGACCACGGCACTGGGGGgaaggctgag from Gallus gallus isolate bGalGal1 chromosome 13, bGalGal1.mat.broiler.GRCg7b, whole genome shotgun sequence harbors:
- the CD14 gene encoding monocyte differentiation antigen CD14 precursor, translated to MRGAALLLLALGLQQAEGRCVFNRTQEYCLCYRLTQESAGSVIQCLAASAVEFQGGDLEKYADFPIEDLDDSTIDMLGSLQIRKIIFSDLLVPEVLLARVLRFFSYTQVQEMVFKSCSFVGRSSWADMAGRALPIVSLRFHNVTAAALAGREQDLSPLSRWLGALQELSVTASRLAVLPCAVGQALRALRSLDLARNSLGDDSLAPAFCQGAFTQLRVLSLRHNNLTSYSGVCGSVRLLGELQHLDLSHNALTAGTPSSPCQWPATLRIFNLSSAGLDHVLAPLPPALEVLDLSSNRLHAVDISLRSLQALFLSRNALPAAPSIRGCPALHTLHLDNNLIAELPRDEALLLEHLQDVAVAGNPFNCTCGGAGAVQALAAVGCLRQGWPQGYVCHAPARYQGVLLRDVPTSVLQCNPAAVLAPVCTGLALLCVAVAGGLLWARGARPRWLCGLGQREDACSGAEHL